Proteins encoded in a region of the Polynucleobacter antarcticus genome:
- a CDS encoding response regulator transcription factor, producing the protein MIINSNPTKENQSLTARQRQVVALVGQGSTNKEIANELKISEGTVKQHIFAIFRLLNVSSRAKLAIASQRLAPASKAKPKKTISNGVEDSVGYSWRLIVAVAITIPEDAMTDAVMVIQRKSYLEQLRFTIEEMVFALDASSMILPDGGLLIWFGHPTSHIDDVDRATLLAQAIRSRLEIDQALDLHIGIGISTQAEIVPSQMQVLSSASAFQGALSLAKKSSQLTLSLANALTEHLCSASVPWLELRPAKISKEKLVASKAIGEEKYSSDTETVKSNENIYAIGTRASAPSRLSQWGDLSFLKEVLQAVSNGVSQWVCVESWPPSLANSLVDAIAINATQAGFCPITVHIPSAKRRDQILSSLLTQVEMTATQYDLSSNKPDSTLDRLLSSIWKISTHAPVVLKVLGIHSLQALKSALGDRGIDRLVGLRVLVVVTNLRDVQKTQTHIRILGPRPDNAIFTRIHTMEEPHLDLVPEGVLVDMQAMVDDLSSAAKQLIFAAAQSPEQAFNELLPSINLPRPVLQGALQELLALGLILPRDDHYFDFRDGLTASAIAQLNKQVSIV; encoded by the coding sequence ATAATCATAAATTCCAATCCAACAAAAGAAAATCAATCACTGACAGCGCGCCAGCGTCAAGTGGTTGCTTTGGTTGGACAGGGTTCAACAAATAAGGAAATTGCGAACGAATTAAAGATTTCCGAGGGAACCGTTAAACAGCATATTTTTGCTATTTTTCGGCTCCTCAATGTTTCTAGTAGGGCCAAGCTCGCTATTGCTAGCCAGCGTCTTGCGCCGGCCTCTAAAGCAAAACCCAAAAAAACGATTTCTAATGGAGTGGAGGATAGCGTTGGGTATTCATGGCGCTTGATTGTTGCCGTAGCCATTACCATTCCTGAAGATGCCATGACTGATGCAGTAATGGTGATCCAGCGTAAAAGCTATCTAGAGCAACTGCGTTTTACTATCGAAGAAATGGTATTTGCCTTAGATGCTAGTAGCATGATATTGCCGGACGGGGGCTTACTGATTTGGTTTGGGCATCCTACTTCCCATATTGATGATGTTGACCGCGCAACTTTATTGGCGCAAGCGATCCGCAGCCGCCTAGAGATAGATCAGGCTCTGGATCTTCATATTGGTATAGGAATTTCTACCCAAGCAGAAATCGTACCCTCTCAAATGCAAGTTTTAAGCTCTGCAAGCGCCTTTCAGGGAGCTTTGAGCCTGGCTAAAAAGTCTTCCCAGTTGACATTAAGCTTAGCGAACGCACTGACGGAACATCTCTGTTCTGCCTCGGTTCCTTGGCTAGAGTTGCGACCTGCGAAGATAAGCAAAGAGAAGTTAGTTGCTAGCAAGGCAATAGGTGAGGAAAAATATTCCAGTGATACTGAAACAGTAAAAAGTAATGAAAATATCTATGCCATTGGCACTCGAGCATCAGCACCTTCCCGTCTGTCTCAATGGGGTGATCTGTCCTTTCTCAAGGAAGTCTTACAAGCCGTTAGCAATGGTGTAAGTCAGTGGGTCTGTGTAGAGTCTTGGCCACCTTCGCTAGCAAATTCTTTAGTGGATGCCATTGCTATTAATGCGACTCAGGCTGGATTTTGTCCCATCACAGTTCATATTCCTAGCGCTAAAAGACGTGACCAGATATTAAGTAGTTTGTTGACACAAGTAGAGATGACGGCAACCCAATACGATCTATCTTCAAATAAGCCCGACTCCACTTTAGATCGGCTCTTATCTTCCATTTGGAAAATATCTACCCATGCACCTGTAGTTTTAAAGGTGCTGGGTATTCATTCTCTACAGGCATTAAAAAGCGCCCTAGGCGATCGTGGTATTGATCGCTTAGTAGGTTTGCGAGTACTGGTAGTCGTTACCAATTTACGTGATGTACAAAAAACCCAAACGCATATCCGTATTTTGGGGCCTCGCCCCGACAATGCCATCTTCACGCGCATTCATACTATGGAAGAGCCTCATCTAGATTTAGTTCCCGAGGGTGTCTTAGTGGATATGCAGGCGATGGTCGATGATTTATCTTCCGCGGCTAAGCAATTGATTTTTGCTGCAGCGCAGTCACCTGAGCAGGCATTCAATGAGTTATTGCCATCGATTAATCTACCAAGACCCGTATTGCAAGGTGCTTTACAAGAATTACTGGCCTTAGGTTTAATTCTGCCGCGTGATGACCATTATTTTGATTTCAGAGATGGGCTCACAGCTTCTGCAATTGCACAATTGAATAAGCAAGTGTCTATAGTCTGA
- a CDS encoding ATP-dependent Clp protease proteolytic subunit, with product MNPLLRIVPVARMAGFIVLLGASSFLYAQENANLGLPGSEAASPKASVTINTVKFTESSKGVDGPAQESQHIRIVQIKGSISRKLLANLQKSITPTESDPVPAGLIVFLDSKGGDGMAAMEIGKILRNAHAHVFVNGECSSACILVLAGGVVRGAPTFSIGIHQARITLSNDSGVIKKEVDAKEDPVAKSLLDKFNTSAKVYFAEMEIPPDLFIAMQSYQTKRVYRLSSPEITAYGLNGIESSYLKQRTEMYAQRPGRWPKDPEELLRRTLKVSTECMRFDANPVDFTKCYRRVLQDIY from the coding sequence ATGAACCCGCTCTTACGCATCGTTCCCGTTGCCCGAATGGCTGGTTTTATAGTACTGCTAGGGGCATCTTCTTTCCTATATGCTCAAGAAAATGCCAACCTAGGATTACCTGGCAGCGAGGCTGCAAGCCCAAAAGCAAGCGTCACCATCAATACGGTCAAGTTCACTGAGTCTAGTAAAGGGGTTGATGGACCAGCCCAGGAGTCACAGCACATTCGGATTGTGCAAATTAAAGGTTCTATTTCCAGAAAGCTATTGGCCAATCTTCAAAAGAGTATTACTCCTACAGAATCGGATCCCGTACCAGCCGGTCTGATTGTCTTTTTGGATAGTAAGGGCGGAGATGGGATGGCTGCGATGGAAATTGGCAAAATTTTAAGAAATGCCCATGCCCATGTCTTTGTGAATGGAGAATGCTCCAGTGCGTGTATCTTGGTTCTGGCTGGCGGAGTAGTGAGGGGTGCCCCCACCTTCAGTATTGGCATCCATCAAGCCAGAATTACCTTGAGTAACGATTCTGGGGTGATTAAGAAAGAAGTGGATGCTAAAGAGGACCCGGTTGCTAAATCGCTCTTAGATAAATTTAATACTTCCGCCAAAGTCTATTTTGCTGAGATGGAGATTCCCCCTGATCTCTTCATTGCCATGCAGTCATACCAGACCAAGCGTGTCTATCGATTATCCAGCCCAGAAATTACCGCTTATGGATTAAATGGCATTGAGAGCAGCTATCTCAAGCAACGGACTGAAATGTATGCCCAAAGACCAGGGCGTTGGCCCAAAGACCCTGAGGAGCTATTGCGACGTACTCTGAAGGTTTCTACTGAGTGTATGCGCTTTGATGCCAATCCAGTGGATTTCACGAAATGTTATCGTCGGGTTTTACAGGATATCTACTAG